The Acidimicrobiales bacterium genome contains the following window.
AGGCCCCCGATGAGGCGGTCGCCGCCGTCCAGACGTACCTCATCGCGACGTTGGACCACGGATTCAATGCGTCCACGTTCACTGCGAGGGTGGTGACGTCGACCGGGGCCGATGTGCCCTCCGCGGTCGTGGCGGCGATCGGTGCCCTGTCGGGCCCGCTGCACGGCGGTGCGCCCAGCCGGGTACTCGACATGCTCGACGACATCGTCGATCCCGGACGGGCTGCGGGCTGGGTCCGGGCGGCCCTCGCGCAGGATCGCCGGATCATGGGGTTCGGCCACGCCGTGTATCGCGACACCGACCCGCGATCCCGCTTGCTGCGGGAGGTCGCCGAGGGACTCGGCGGTGACAGGATCGCTGCAGCGGTGCCGATCGAGAGGGTCATCCTGGAGACGCTGGCCGAAGCCAAGGAGGGTCGGCGGTTCGCGACCAACGTGGAGTACTACGCCGCCGTCGCACTGGAGGCGGCAGGGATCCCCCGTGACCTGTTCACACCCACCTTCGTGGCCAGCCGGGTCATCGGTTGGATCGCCCACATCCTCGAGCAGTCCGGGGATCGGCGGATCATCCGCCCTTCGAGTCGCTACGTCGGCCCGTCGCCGACGTCACGACCGGTCGGCGCAGCGTCAGACCACGCGGCGTAGTTCACGGTCGCCGAAGGCGTCCGTTCCGGCACCGAGTTCGGTGTCGAGCATCTCCGTGACGAGCGACGCGATCGCACTGCGCTCTGCACGCTCGAGCGTGATGTGGGCGAACAGAGGGTGGCCCCGCAGCGCGTCGATCACCGAGACGATCCCGTCGTGGCGTCCGACCCGCAGGTTGTCGCGCTGCGCGACGTCGTGGGTGAGGACCACCCGGCTGTTCGAGCCGAGGCGACTCAGCGCGGTGAGCAGCACGCCCCGCTCGAGGTTCTGGGCCTCGTCGATGATGACGAACGTGTCGGTCAGGCTGCGCCCACGGATGTGCGTCAGCGGTAGCACCTCGAGGATTCCCCGGTTGGTGATCTCGTCGATCACGTGATCGCTGCACATCGCCTCGAGGGCGTCGTTGACGGCCGCCGCCCACGGCGACATCTTCTCGGCCTCGTCGCCGGGCAGGAAGCCGAGGTCCTGTCCGCCGACGGCGAACAGGGGCCGGAACACCAGTACCTTGCGGTGGGTCTCCTGCTCCAGGACGGCTTCTATGCCCGCGGCGAGCGCGAGCACGCTCTTGCCGGTTCCGGCGCGTCCACCCAGACTGACGATGCCGATGTCGGGATCGGACAGCACGTCCGCGGCGAAGCGCTGCTCCGCATTGCGCCCCCTGATTCCGAACAGGTTGTGGTCGCCGTCCACCGGCCGCACGAGCCCGTCGGGATGGAGTCGCCCCAGCGCCGACTGCGATCCGGCCTTCAAGGTGAGACCCGTGTGGCACGGGAGTCCGTCGAGGTCGGCGATCTCAACGGCCCGGTCGGTATAGAGGCGGTCGATCGTCTCGGAGGACACCTGTCGTTCGACCGAGCCCGTCCAGCCCGGGTCGAGCGCGAGTTCGGAGCGGTACTCGTCGGCCGGCACCTCGACCACCGCCGCCTTCAGGCGCAGCGGCAGGTCCTTCGTGACGAGGACCGTCTCGCGGCCCTCGGAGCGCAGCGACTTGGCGACCGACAGGATCCGCTGGTCGTTCGACCCGTCGAGGAGAGCCTTCGGCATCCCGGGCGCATCGACATGGTTCAGCTCGACCCTGACCGTTCCGCCGTGGGGATTGACCGGTACGGGGTTGTGGATCGTGCCGTGGCGGACCCTCAACTCCTCGAGGTGACGCAGGGTCTGGCGTGCCGCCCAGCCCAGCTCCGGATGATGGCGCTTCGCCTCGAGCTCGGTCAGGACGACCAGGGGGAGCACGACATGGTTCTCCTCGAACCGGAAGAGCGCCCCGGGGTCGGCCAACAGAACCGAAGTGTCGAGAACGTACGTGATCACGGTGTCTCGGTCGATGTCGTCAAACTACGTCAGCGCTCCACGCGGACTGTGGATACCACGGTGAACGAACGGTGAAATCTCGTGGTCGCCCGGTTGGCCATGGCCGAAGAGCGACGGGCCCGGCGCCGCCGGAAGCGACACCGGGCCCGTGGGCTGGGTAGGCGTGCCGCCGGCCGGGGCCGGACGGCTCTCACGGCTGTGGGCCGGAGATCTGATGGTGGGTCAGAACTCGTCGTCGAAGGTGACGTCGCCGGAGATCCCGACCTGATAGGCCGAGACGGTCCGCTCGAAGAAGTTCGACAGCTCCTGGACGTCCTGGAGCTCCATGAAGTCGAAGGGGTTCTTCGAGCCGTAACGGGGCTCGAGCCCGAGCTGGGAGAGCCGCTGGTCCGCGATGAACTCGAGGTACTGGCGTGTGTCGGCGACCGTCATCCCGGGGACTCCTTCGCCGAGGATGTCGCGGGCGAAGGTGGTCTCACACTCGATCGCTTCGTGGATCATCGTGTGGATGTCGTCCGCGAGGGAATCGTCGAAGAGGTCGGGTTCCTCGTTGCGCACCGTGTCCACCACCTCGAGGGCGAAGTTCATGTGGCAGCTCTCGTCGCGGAAAACCCAGTTGGTGCCGGCTGCGAGGCCGTTCAGCAGTCCCTTGGACCGTAGGAAGTAGACGTACGCGAAGGCCGCGAAGAAGAACAGGCCCTCGATGCACGTGGCGAAACAGATGAGGTTCAGCAGGAACCGGCGGCGGTCGTCACGGGTCTCGAGGCTGTCGACCGCGTGGATCGAGTCGATCCAGCGGAAGCAGAACTCGGCCTTCTGGCGGATCGACGGGATGTTCTCGATCGCCGCGAACGCCGCCTGGCGCTCGTCGATGTCGGGGATGTAGTTGTCGAGCAACGTCAGGTAGAACTGGACGTGCAGCGCCTCCTCGTAGAGTTGGCGCGACAGGTACATTCTGGCCTCCGGCGCGTTGATGTGCCGGTAGAGGTTGAGAACCAGGTTGTTCGAGACGATGGAATCGCCGGTGGCGAAGAACGCCACCAGACGGTTGACCAGGTGGCGTTCGGCCGGTAGCAGCTTGCGCTTCAGGTCCACCAGGTCATCGGAGAAGTCGATCTCGTCGACGGTCCAGGTGTTCTTGATGGCGTCGCGGTACATGTCGTAGAAGGCCGGGTAGCGCATCGGTCGCAATGTCAGCGCGAAGCCGGGATCCAATAGCGATCGAGGCTGATTGGACGGGTCGGGGGCGATCTCGCTGACCTCGGTCAGCGGTACCTCGACGAACGGGGTCGGTTCGGTGAGGGCCATCAGTCACACGCCTCGCAGGTCTCGGGGTTTTCGAGCGAACAGGCCACGGCTTCTGCGTCGGTGAAGGCCCGTGTGCCGGCGGGGACGGCCTCACCGCCGCCCGGTCCGCCGCCCGGTCCGCCGTCGCCGCCGGTGGTCGGCGCCGACGAGCCCGCCGACGTCTGGTTGATGCGGGTGGCGGGCCGGGACCGTAGGTAGTAGGTGGTCTTGAGGCCGGCCTTCCACGCGTGCAGGTACATCGACGAGAGCTTGCCGATGGTGGGGGTCTCCATGAAGAGGTTGAGCGACTGGCTCTGGTCGATGAAGGCCCCACGCTCGGCCGCCATGTCGATGAGCGACCGCATCGGGATCTCCCAGGCCGTGCGGTACAGCGCCCGCAGGTCCTCGGGGATCTCCGCGATCTCCTGGATGGAACCGTTGGCACGCTTGACGGCCGAGGCCATCTCCGCTGACCACAGGCCCCGCTCCTGGAGGTCACGCACCAGGTACTGGTTGATCTGGATGAACTCGCCCGACAGCGTCTCGCGCTTGAAGAGGTTGGAGACCTGGGGTTCGATGCACTCGAAACAGCCGGCGATGGAGGCGATCGTCGCCGTCGGTGCGATGGCGATCATCAGCGAGTTGCGCACGCCGTGTTCCCGGATGCGGGCCCGCAGGCCGTCCCAACGCTCGGGGTCGGTGGGCTCGACCCCCCACAGGTCGAACTGGAGCTGACCCTTCGAGATGCGGGTCTCGGCGTAGTTCGGGTGGGGGCCCGAACGGGCGGCGAGCTCACAGCTCGTGGACAGCGCCCAGAAGTAGATCTCTTCGGAGATGCGCTGTGACAGGGCCCGTGCCTCGTCGGAGTCGAACGGCAGGCGTAGCTTGAAGAAGACGTCCTGGAGTCCCATGATCCCGAGGCCCACCGGGCGCCACGCCGCGTTGGAGGTGGCGGCCGCGTCCGTGGGGTAGAAGTTGATGTCGATCACACGGTCGAGGAACGGGACGGCGGTGCGGACGACCTCGCCCAGGCGGTCGAAGTCGAATTCGCCGTCACGTACGAGGCGACCGAGGTTGATCGAGCCGAGGTTGCAGACAGCGGTCTCGTCGTTGTTGGTGACCTCGAGGATCTCGGTGCAGAGGTTGGACAGGTGCACGACGCGGTCGTCGCTCCCGGTCTGGTTGCACTTCGTGTTGGAGGCGTCCTTGAAGGTGATCCAGCCGTTGCCCGTCTGGGCGAGCGTGCGCATCATCCTGCTGTAGAGGTGCCGGGCCGAGACCTGCTTCTCGTAGAGGCCGGCCTTCTCGGCCTCGAGGTACGCCCGCTCGAACTCCTCGCCGTAGAGGTCCACGAAGTGCGGGACCGTGCGGGGATCGAACAGCGACCACTGCCAGTCCTTCTCCACCCGTTCCATGAAGAGGTCGGGGACCCAGTTGGCGAGGTTGATGTTGTGGGTACGCCGGGCCTCGTCACCGGTGTTGTCCTTGAGTTCGAGGAACTCCTCGATGTCGGCGTGCCACGTCTCCAGGTAGACGCAGGCGGCGCCCTTGCGGCGTCCACCCTGGTTGACGGCGGCCACCGAACTGTCGAGCGTCTTGAGGAAGGGGACGATCCCGTTGGAGAGGCCGTTGGTGCCCCGGATCAACGAACCGCGGCTGCGCACGCGGCTGTAGGCGAGGCCGATACCGCCGGCGTGCTTGGAGAGTTTGGCGATGTCGGTGTAGCGGCCGTAGATGGCCTCGAGGTCATCCGCGGGGGAGTCCAGCAGGTAGCACGACGACATCTGGGGGTGGGTGGTTCCCGAGTTGAACAGAGTGGGGCTCGAGGCGAGGTACTCGAGTGAGGAGAGCAGCCGGTAGAACTCGATGGCCTCGTCGGCGGAGGTGGACAGGCCACACGCCACCCGCAACATGAAGTACTGCGGTGTCTCGACTGCCTTGCGGGTGTCGGGATGCTTGAGGAGGTAGCGGTCATAGACCGTGCGCAGGCCGAAGAACTCGAAGAGCTTGTCGCCGGCGGTGTCGACGGCGTCGTTGAGGGCCCGGGCGTTGGACTCCACGAACTCCGCGCACTCGTCGCCCACCAGCCCGAGCAGGCGGCCGGCGGCGATCGACTGGCTGAACGAGTGGATGTTCTGCGCCTCGACCTCCTCGTCGATGTAGGTGGCGAGCAGGCGCGCGGCGAGCTTGGAGTAGTTCGGCTCCTCGACGATCAGCGCGGAGGCCGTGCGGATGGCGAGTTCGTCGAGTTCGGCCGTGGTGGCGCCGTCGCACAGGCCCGAGATGGTCCTCGTGGCGACCCGCATCGGATCCACGCCGGTGAGACCCTCGGCGCAGCGCTCGACGCGGCCGACGATCTTGGTGACGTCGACGGGGACCAGGCTCCCGTCACGTTTGCGGACACGCATCCGGGTCTGGAAGGCCTCGTCGTCGAGACGGATCTCCTCGCCCTCGACACCGCCGGAGGCGGATCCTGTCCCGATCGTGCTGACCGACTCGTGCGTGAGTGCCACGGCGGTCTCCCCTCTGCTCGTACCCGATACCCGGTCGCGAATGACCGGGGTCGCCGGAAGTGGCCGATGTCCATCACGCCACGCCCGGCGAACGTCGACCGTTCGCCCATCGGGCTCGGCGTCCGCCGGGCGGCCCTCCCGCTGTGGAGAGCGGCTCTGGTGACCATCACCGGTCATTCATCGAGCCCTTCTGGACTCACAGATTACAGCCGCGTAATTACACCCGTGTCAAGGGGTTCGCGCCGGGGCCTCCGCATCCCCTGTACTTGCGACCATCGGCCCTTCTCGTGCGGCGCTGGCGCGCGTACCGTCGCGCGAGATGGAGGTCACAGGCGTTCGTGTCGTCACCCTCACGGTCAACCCGGCACTCGACGTGGCGGTCACGGTCGAGGCGATGGTTCCCGAGCACAAGATGCACGCCGTGGCGTCGCGGCGGGACCCCGGCGGGGGCGGCGTCAACGTCTCGCGTGCGCTGAGGCGCCTCGGTGTAGCCAGCGAGGCGCTCATCGTGGCGGGAGGCCCCATCGGCGACGAACTCGTCGCGCTCGTCGAGGCGGAGGGCGTGGCGGTCTCACGCATCGCCAACCCACACATGACGCGGGAGTCGATCGCCGTGCGCGATGCGAGCCGTGGCACCCAGTACCGCGTCGT
Protein-coding sequences here:
- a CDS encoding ribonucleoside-diphosphate reductase subunit alpha, yielding MALTHESVSTIGTGSASGGVEGEEIRLDDEAFQTRMRVRKRDGSLVPVDVTKIVGRVERCAEGLTGVDPMRVATRTISGLCDGATTAELDELAIRTASALIVEEPNYSKLAARLLATYIDEEVEAQNIHSFSQSIAAGRLLGLVGDECAEFVESNARALNDAVDTAGDKLFEFFGLRTVYDRYLLKHPDTRKAVETPQYFMLRVACGLSTSADEAIEFYRLLSSLEYLASSPTLFNSGTTHPQMSSCYLLDSPADDLEAIYGRYTDIAKLSKHAGGIGLAYSRVRSRGSLIRGTNGLSNGIVPFLKTLDSSVAAVNQGGRRKGAACVYLETWHADIEEFLELKDNTGDEARRTHNINLANWVPDLFMERVEKDWQWSLFDPRTVPHFVDLYGEEFERAYLEAEKAGLYEKQVSARHLYSRMMRTLAQTGNGWITFKDASNTKCNQTGSDDRVVHLSNLCTEILEVTNNDETAVCNLGSINLGRLVRDGEFDFDRLGEVVRTAVPFLDRVIDINFYPTDAAATSNAAWRPVGLGIMGLQDVFFKLRLPFDSDEARALSQRISEEIYFWALSTSCELAARSGPHPNYAETRISKGQLQFDLWGVEPTDPERWDGLRARIREHGVRNSLMIAIAPTATIASIAGCFECIEPQVSNLFKRETLSGEFIQINQYLVRDLQERGLWSAEMASAVKRANGSIQEIAEIPEDLRALYRTAWEIPMRSLIDMAAERGAFIDQSQSLNLFMETPTIGKLSSMYLHAWKAGLKTTYYLRSRPATRINQTSAGSSAPTTGGDGGPGGGPGGGEAVPAGTRAFTDAEAVACSLENPETCEACD
- a CDS encoding ribonucleotide-diphosphate reductase subunit beta, with the translated sequence MALTEPTPFVEVPLTEVSEIAPDPSNQPRSLLDPGFALTLRPMRYPAFYDMYRDAIKNTWTVDEIDFSDDLVDLKRKLLPAERHLVNRLVAFFATGDSIVSNNLVLNLYRHINAPEARMYLSRQLYEEALHVQFYLTLLDNYIPDIDERQAAFAAIENIPSIRQKAEFCFRWIDSIHAVDSLETRDDRRRFLLNLICFATCIEGLFFFAAFAYVYFLRSKGLLNGLAAGTNWVFRDESCHMNFALEVVDTVRNEEPDLFDDSLADDIHTMIHEAIECETTFARDILGEGVPGMTVADTRQYLEFIADQRLSQLGLEPRYGSKNPFDFMELQDVQELSNFFERTVSAYQVGISGDVTFDDEF
- a CDS encoding PhoH family protein, with the protein product MITYVLDTSVLLADPGALFRFEENHVVLPLVVLTELEAKRHHPELGWAARQTLRHLEELRVRHGTIHNPVPVNPHGGTVRVELNHVDAPGMPKALLDGSNDQRILSVAKSLRSEGRETVLVTKDLPLRLKAAVVEVPADEYRSELALDPGWTGSVERQVSSETIDRLYTDRAVEIADLDGLPCHTGLTLKAGSQSALGRLHPDGLVRPVDGDHNLFGIRGRNAEQRFAADVLSDPDIGIVSLGGRAGTGKSVLALAAGIEAVLEQETHRKVLVFRPLFAVGGQDLGFLPGDEAEKMSPWAAAVNDALEAMCSDHVIDEITNRGILEVLPLTHIRGRSLTDTFVIIDEAQNLERGVLLTALSRLGSNSRVVLTHDVAQRDNLRVGRHDGIVSVIDALRGHPLFAHITLERAERSAIASLVTEMLDTELGAGTDAFGDRELRRVV
- a CDS encoding citrate synthase translates to MTTTTEPIRPDTPAADAATTGAVIAPPGLKGLVVADTTIGEVRGAEGFYHYRGRSVPDLARSADLESVWSLLVDGEWPAGAERAAFAAEVAALRSVPRAAIEAVVTLAQAPALTALRAGLITLGADARPVIDCDRAGRRHDALRVAAAVPTLVAAHHRAGLGLEPVAPDSTLPAVADYLRMLTGEEAPDEAVAAVQTYLIATLDHGFNASTFTARVVTSTGADVPSAVVAAIGALSGPLHGGAPSRVLDMLDDIVDPGRAAGWVRAALAQDRRIMGFGHAVYRDTDPRSRLLREVAEGLGGDRIAAAVPIERVILETLAEAKEGRRFATNVEYYAAVALEAAGIPRDLFTPTFVASRVIGWIAHILEQSGDRRIIRPSSRYVGPSPTSRPVGAASDHAA